Below is a genomic region from Paraburkholderia phenazinium.
GGTGGGTCAGCTGGGCGGGATCGGTGAAACGAAGCAGGTGTCGTGCAGTGTTCATGCGCAAGGGTCTCCGGACGGACGTTAGCAAAGAACAGCGGGCAACGCAGCCAGGGACTGCATCGCCGCGCTCTCTTTGTAGTTCGTTGGAGAAGGACGCGCGGTTACAGCGCGGCTGACTATTTTTTTCCTGGCGCGCGGTCGCGTCTGCTGTGGCTACCGTCTACTGATGACACCTCAGACATGGCATGCGGCAAGCCAGGCTTCAGCCAATAAGATCCGCGCCCGTCGTCAGGACAATCTTTCCAAAGTGTGCGCCTGAATCGATCAACTCATGAGCGCCGCGAGCGTCGGCAAGCGCAAAGGTCTTGTAGACAACCGGCTTGACCTTGCCGCTCTCAATGTGCGGCCAGACCTCCCGCTCCAGTTCCTTGACGATAGCCGCCTTGTCCCCGGATGAGCGCGATCGCAGTGTCGATCCCATATGCGTCAGTCGTTTCGTCAACATCGGCAAGACGTCGAGATCCTTTGCCGGCCCCTTGATCACGCCCACCTGCAGAATCCGTCCGTCCATGGCTGCGGCTTCATAGTTTCTGGCCACGTAGTCGCCTGCGATGATATCGAGGATCACGTCGACACCTTTTCCATCGGTAAGCCGCTTCGCTTCGGCGACGAAATCTTCCTCGCGGTAATTGATCGCGAGGTCTGCGCCTAGCGCCAGGCTGGCCTCCCGATGCGCTTGCGAGCCCACTGTCGTGATGATTTTCGCAGCGCCGAATGCCTTCGCCAGCATGGTCGCCGTGGTACCGATGCCCGACGCGCCGCCATGGATCAACACCGATTCGCCGGCAACCAGCTTGCCGCGCTGGAACAGGTTCAGCCATACCGTCATGAACGTTTCGGGCATGGCCCCCGCTTCCACCAACGTCAGGCCTTTAGGGATATGCATCACGTTGTCGGCGTGCGCGACTGCATATTCCGCGTAGCCGCCGCCAGGAATCAATGCACACACGAGTTCGCCGATCTGGAATCGGGACACGTTGGAGCCGACGGCAACCACTTGACCGGCCACTTCCAGCCCCGGAATGTCCGAAGCCCCAGCGGGCGGATCATACAGCCCTTTGCGCTGGAAGACGTCCGGGCCGTTCACCGCCGCTGCGTGGATACGGATCAGAACCTGACCGGCGTCCGGCATCGGCACCGGACGCGTAGTCGGCACGAGGACTTCGGGACCGCCGGGCTGTTTGATCTCAATGGCCGTCATGGACGACGGCACACGATAAGTTGAGGCAGACATGGATACCACTCCTTCTATAGATGAGGCTCGATTGATCCGGGAGGATCATTGAACGAGAAACTCTTGCGCTCAGTATAGGTCTCGACATTGCTGCGTATGTGCAGCATTATTCA
It encodes:
- a CDS encoding NAD(P)H-quinone oxidoreductase — its product is MSASTYRVPSSMTAIEIKQPGGPEVLVPTTRPVPMPDAGQVLIRIHAAAVNGPDVFQRKGLYDPPAGASDIPGLEVAGQVVAVGSNVSRFQIGELVCALIPGGGYAEYAVAHADNVMHIPKGLTLVEAGAMPETFMTVWLNLFQRGKLVAGESVLIHGGASGIGTTATMLAKAFGAAKIITTVGSQAHREASLALGADLAINYREEDFVAEAKRLTDGKGVDVILDIIAGDYVARNYEAAAMDGRILQVGVIKGPAKDLDVLPMLTKRLTHMGSTLRSRSSGDKAAIVKELEREVWPHIESGKVKPVVYKTFALADARGAHELIDSGAHFGKIVLTTGADLIG